Proteins encoded within one genomic window of Thermococcus celer Vu 13 = JCM 8558:
- a CDS encoding transcription factor S, with protein sequence MKFCPKCGNLMLPDRKRKVWVCRSCGYEEPFDEEKDREKTVIKQEVKHKPDEGIVVIEQDLKTLPTTKITCPKCGNDTAYWWEMQTRAGDEPSTIFYKCTKCGHTWRSYE encoded by the coding sequence ATGAAGTTCTGTCCCAAGTGCGGTAACCTGATGCTTCCGGACAGGAAACGAAAGGTGTGGGTCTGCCGCTCATGTGGCTACGAGGAGCCCTTTGACGAGGAGAAGGACAGGGAGAAGACCGTCATCAAGCAGGAGGTCAAGCACAAACCTGATGAGGGCATAGTGGTCATCGAGCAGGATCTCAAGACCCTGCCGACCACGAAGATAACCTGTCCGAAGTGCGGCAACGACACCGCCTACTGGTGGGAGATGCAGACGAGGGCCGGTGACGAGCCGAGCACGATATTCTACAAGTGCACCAAGTGCGGCCACACCTGGAGGTCCTACGAGTGA
- the glyA gene encoding serine hydroxymethyltransferase: MAEGYRDYRDRVLNFIEEHENWRSHTINLIASENVTSPSVNRAVRSGFMHKYAEGWPKQRYYQGCKYVDEVELIGVELFTKLFKSDFADLRPISGTNANQAAFFGLTQAGDKAIVLHTSHGGHISHMPFGAAGMRGLEVHTWPFDNEEFNIDVDKAEKLIRELEPKVVVFGGSLFPFPHPVKELAPVAKEVGAYVMYDAAHVLGLIAGKQFQDPLREGADVITASTHKTFPGPQGGVIIYKRFGETEEIARLQWAIFPGVLSNHHLHHMAGKVITAAEMLEYGERYAAQIVKNAKALAEALAEEGFKVIGEDKGYTESHQVIVDVSDLHPAAGGWAAPLLEEAGIILNKNLLPWDPLEKVNEPSGLRIGVQEMTRVGMLEDDMKEIAKFIRRVLIDKEDPKKVERDVFYFRQNFQRVYYSFDYGLPMKE, from the coding sequence ATGGCTGAAGGATACAGGGACTATCGCGACAGGGTTCTGAACTTTATAGAGGAGCACGAGAACTGGAGGAGCCACACCATAAACCTCATAGCGAGCGAAAACGTCACCTCGCCGAGCGTTAACCGCGCCGTGAGGAGCGGCTTCATGCACAAGTACGCCGAGGGCTGGCCGAAGCAGAGGTACTACCAGGGCTGCAAGTACGTCGACGAGGTCGAGCTCATAGGCGTCGAGCTCTTCACCAAGCTCTTCAAGAGCGATTTCGCCGACCTAAGGCCGATCTCAGGAACCAACGCCAACCAAGCGGCGTTCTTCGGGCTCACCCAGGCCGGCGATAAGGCCATAGTCCTCCACACCAGCCACGGCGGGCACATAAGCCACATGCCCTTCGGCGCCGCCGGGATGCGCGGTCTGGAAGTCCACACCTGGCCCTTCGACAACGAGGAGTTCAACATCGACGTTGACAAGGCCGAGAAGCTCATCCGTGAGCTCGAGCCAAAGGTAGTCGTCTTCGGCGGCTCGCTCTTCCCGTTCCCGCACCCGGTCAAGGAGCTCGCCCCCGTAGCCAAGGAGGTCGGGGCCTACGTCATGTACGACGCCGCCCACGTCCTCGGTCTCATCGCCGGAAAGCAGTTCCAGGACCCGCTCCGCGAGGGAGCGGACGTAATCACCGCCTCGACCCACAAGACCTTCCCCGGGCCACAGGGCGGTGTTATCATCTACAAGCGCTTCGGCGAGACCGAGGAGATAGCCAGGCTCCAGTGGGCCATCTTCCCGGGGGTGCTCAGCAACCACCACCTCCACCACATGGCGGGGAAGGTTATCACCGCCGCGGAGATGCTCGAGTACGGTGAGAGGTACGCGGCCCAGATAGTGAAGAACGCGAAGGCCCTCGCCGAGGCTTTAGCGGAGGAGGGGTTCAAGGTCATCGGCGAGGACAAGGGCTACACCGAGAGCCACCAGGTCATCGTGGACGTCTCGGACCTTCACCCGGCCGCGGGTGGCTGGGCGGCTCCCCTGCTCGAGGAGGCCGGCATAATCCTCAACAAGAACCTGCTCCCGTGGGACCCGCTCGAGAAGGTCAACGAGCCGAGCGGCCTGCGCATAGGCGTCCAGGAGATGACCCGCGTCGGTATGCTTGAGGACGACATGAAGGAGATCGCTAAATTCATCCGTCGCGTCCTCATCGACAAGGAGGACCCGAAAAAGGTCGAGCGCGACGTCTTCTACTTCAGGCAGAACTTCCAGAGGGTCTACTACTCCTTCGACTACGGCCTTCCGATGAAGGAGTGA
- a CDS encoding immunoglobulin-like domain-containing protein: MRRIIPVLLIVLLVPLGYYMASSGGNGSKGSQNLQDSEGIVLELGKSVYSTKDVMTLTVVNNAKTNVTTGYHFRLYKLENGEWKELKLDLMFVEIAVVIKPGGSWEQRIDLSRLNLEPGHYRITKRVSLDSPAGNAISKEVGAEFDVRA, from the coding sequence ATGAGGAGGATAATTCCGGTCCTGCTGATAGTTCTGCTGGTTCCGCTTGGATACTACATGGCATCGAGCGGTGGAAACGGAAGCAAAGGGTCCCAGAACCTTCAGGATAGCGAGGGAATCGTCCTGGAGCTCGGAAAGAGCGTCTACTCCACCAAAGACGTGATGACCCTCACGGTCGTCAACAACGCCAAGACCAACGTCACCACCGGCTACCACTTCAGGCTCTACAAACTGGAGAACGGAGAGTGGAAGGAGCTCAAGCTCGACCTCATGTTCGTGGAAATAGCGGTCGTAATTAAACCCGGTGGGAGCTGGGAACAGAGGATAGACCTCTCCAGGCTCAACCTTGAACCCGGACACTACAGGATAACGAAGAGGGTCTCCCTGGACTCACCGGCCGGGAACGCCATCAGCAAGGAGGTTGGGGCGGAGTTCGACGTGAGGGCTTAG
- the cobB gene encoding NAD-dependent protein deacetylase, with protein sequence MMEEAAKLLARSRFAIAFTGAGISAESGVPTFRGGSGLWKKYRPEELATPEAFRKDPNLVWEFYRWRMKLIMRARPNRAHRALAELERMGIVKAVITQNVDDLHREAGSQNVIELHGNIFRVRCTSCGYTEDLKRSGRLNEFLKEKGLPRCPECGSLLRPDVVWFGEPLPREALEEAFRLAERADVVLVIGTSGVVYPAAYIPQIVKETGGRVIEINPEESGITPIADVFLRYPAGEAMERLMERIGRMVE encoded by the coding sequence ATGATGGAGGAGGCCGCCAAACTGCTGGCCCGTTCGAGGTTCGCCATAGCCTTCACCGGTGCGGGGATAAGCGCCGAGAGCGGCGTCCCGACCTTTCGGGGAGGCAGTGGGCTCTGGAAGAAGTACCGTCCTGAGGAGCTCGCAACCCCGGAGGCCTTTAGGAAAGATCCAAATCTCGTCTGGGAGTTTTACAGGTGGCGCATGAAGCTGATAATGAGGGCCAGGCCCAACAGGGCCCACAGAGCCCTGGCGGAGCTCGAGAGGATGGGCATCGTTAAAGCCGTGATAACCCAGAACGTTGACGACCTCCACCGCGAGGCGGGAAGCCAAAACGTCATCGAGCTCCACGGCAACATCTTCAGGGTGAGGTGCACCTCCTGCGGTTATACGGAAGACCTGAAAAGGAGCGGACGCCTGAACGAGTTTTTGAAAGAGAAAGGCCTCCCGAGGTGTCCAGAATGCGGCTCCCTCCTGAGACCCGACGTGGTGTGGTTCGGGGAGCCTTTACCGCGGGAAGCCCTTGAGGAGGCCTTCAGGCTCGCCGAGAGGGCGGACGTTGTCCTCGTCATCGGGACGAGCGGGGTGGTCTACCCGGCCGCTTACATTCCCCAGATAGTCAAGGAAACCGGCGGAAGGGTTATCGAGATAAACCCGGAGGAGAGTGGAATCACCCCTATTGCCGACGTCTTCCTCCGTTATCCCGCCGGGGAGGCCATGGAGAGGTTGATGGAAAGGATCGGGAGGATGGTAGAATGA
- a CDS encoding aromatic amino acid transport family protein: MPVSEGVRRERVATSHGRYYQARLSAQRRKKLTVIQNIRKRKGVRGIRTNIITVEKPRITKGEALAILVGTQIGAGVLGLPYAASKVGLIPALGVLTGVMLLMLGTAFIVLRFSAGMGGAQMSTIAGKTLGRAGGWLMYLSVSLMSFGAILAYIAGMGNVFASLFGVSETVGAAIFWVLASIVVYRGLEASGKTELVLSYIMLFLFVAVTAMLLPHAEPERALYVRWSGLLSITGVSIFALGCHTIIPDVYKGLGSYKEAKRVLVLAFLIPTALYAVFMASFLLVFGTETPQVATQALELIYGKPGWLVGNLIPLLAITTSFIGIALAQQSNNEEFAKLGREWAWALTVIPPAALYFAGVKNFADVLAFAGDTGDMMAFIVLPVLMWLASRLRR; the protein is encoded by the coding sequence ATGCCCGTTTCGGAGGGGGTTAGGAGGGAGAGGGTTGCAACCTCACACGGGAGGTACTACCAGGCGAGACTCTCAGCTCAGAGGCGCAAGAAGCTCACCGTCATCCAGAACATCAGGAAGAGGAAAGGGGTCAGGGGCATACGCACGAACATAATAACCGTGGAGAAGCCGCGCATAACGAAGGGAGAGGCGCTCGCCATACTCGTGGGGACTCAAATAGGTGCAGGCGTCCTGGGACTGCCGTACGCGGCGAGCAAAGTCGGCTTAATCCCGGCTCTGGGGGTCCTCACCGGAGTAATGCTCCTAATGCTCGGGACGGCCTTCATAGTGCTCAGGTTCAGCGCCGGGATGGGCGGTGCCCAGATGAGCACAATCGCAGGAAAAACGCTCGGAAGGGCCGGCGGCTGGCTGATGTACCTCAGCGTGAGCCTGATGAGCTTCGGGGCGATACTCGCCTACATAGCAGGTATGGGCAACGTCTTCGCGAGCCTCTTCGGCGTCAGCGAGACGGTGGGGGCGGCGATATTCTGGGTTCTCGCTTCCATCGTCGTTTACAGGGGACTCGAGGCGAGCGGAAAGACCGAGCTGGTGCTGAGCTACATTATGCTGTTCCTCTTCGTGGCGGTCACGGCCATGCTCCTTCCCCATGCGGAACCCGAGAGGGCCCTCTACGTGAGGTGGAGCGGGCTCCTCAGCATAACCGGCGTCTCAATCTTCGCCCTCGGTTGCCACACCATAATCCCCGACGTCTACAAGGGGCTCGGTAGCTATAAGGAGGCAAAGAGGGTGCTCGTGCTGGCTTTCCTCATACCAACGGCGCTCTACGCGGTTTTCATGGCCTCCTTCCTGCTGGTCTTCGGAACGGAGACGCCCCAGGTGGCCACGCAGGCCCTCGAGCTGATATACGGGAAACCCGGCTGGCTCGTTGGCAACCTCATACCCCTGCTCGCCATCACGACGAGCTTCATAGGGATCGCACTGGCCCAGCAGAGCAACAACGAGGAGTTCGCGAAATTGGGCAGAGAATGGGCGTGGGCCCTGACGGTCATCCCGCCGGCGGCGCTCTACTTCGCTGGAGTCAAGAACTTCGCCGACGTCTTGGCTTTCGCCGGCGACACGGGTGACATGATGGCGTTCATAGTGCTCCCGGTGCTGATGTGGCTGGCCTCGAGGCTCAGGAGGTGA